Proteins co-encoded in one Microcebus murinus isolate Inina chromosome 5, M.murinus_Inina_mat1.0, whole genome shotgun sequence genomic window:
- the DEF6 gene encoding differentially expressed in FDCP 6 homolog isoform X1: MALRKELLKSIWYAFTALDVEKSGKVSKSQLKVLSHNLYTVLHIPHDPVALEEHFRDDDDGPVSSQGYMPYLNKYILDKVEEGAFVKEHFDELCWTLTAKKNYRADSNGNSMLSNQDAFRLWCLFNFLSEDKYPLIMVPDEVEYLLKKVLSSMSLEVSLGELEELLAQEAQEAQAAQTSGGLSVWQFLELFNSGRCLRGVGRDTLSMAIHEVYQELIQDVLKQGYLWKRGHLRRNWAERWFQLQPSCLCYFGSEECKEKRGTIPLDAHCCVEVLPDRDGKRCMFCVKTATRTYEMSASDTRQRQEWTAAIQMAIRLRAEGKTSLHKDLKQKRREQREQRERRRAAKEEELLRLQQLQEEKERKLQELELLQEAQRQAERLLQEEEERRRSQHRELQQALEGQLRAAEQARASMQAEMELKREEAARQQQRIRELEEMQQRLQEALHLEVKARRDEEAVRLAQTRLLEEEEEKLKQLMRLKEEQERYIERAQQEKEELQQEMAQQSRSLQQAQQQLEEVRHNRQRADEDVEAAQRKLRQASTNVKHWNVQMNRLMHPIEPGDKRPTTSSSFTGFQPPLLARRDSSLKRLTRWGSQGSRTSSPTGSEQQKSLNGGDEAPVLASTPQEDKLDPAPEN; this comes from the exons GTGCTATCGCACAACCTGTACACAGTCCTGCACATCCCCCATGACCCTGTGGCCCTGGAGGAGCACTTCCGAGATGATGACGACGGCCCCGTGTCCAGCCAGGGCTACATGCCCTACCTCAACAAGTACATCCTGGACAAG gtggaggagggggctTTTGTTAAAGAGCACTTTGATGAGCTGTGCTGGACCCTGACGGCCAAGAAGAACTATCGGGCAGATAGCAACGGGAACAGCATGCTCTCCAATCAGGATGCCTTCCGCCTCTGGTGCCTCTTCAACTTCCTGTCTGAGGACAAGTACCCTCTGATCATGGTTCCTGATGAG GTGGAATACCTGCTGAAGAAGGTGCTCAGCAGCATGAGCTTGGAGGTGAGCTTGGGtgagctggaggagctgctggcccaagaggcccaggaggcccaggcagcccAGACCTCTGGGGGCCTCAGCGTCTGGCAGTTCCTGGAGCTCTTCAACTCAGGCCGCTGTCTGCGGGGCGTGGGGCGGGACACCCTCAGCATGGCCATCCACGAGGTCTACCAGGAGCTCATCCAAGATGTCCTAAAGCAG GGCTACCTGTGGAAGCGAGGGCACCTGCGCCGGAACTGGGCGGAACGCTGGTTCCAGCTGCAGCCCAGCTGCCTCTGCTACTTTGGGAGCGAAGAGTGCAAGGAGAAAAGAGGCACTATCCCGCTGGACGCACACTGCTGTGTAGAG gtgctgccggACCGCGACGGAAAGCGCTGCATGTTCTGCGTGAAGACGGCCACCCGCACGTATGAGATGAGCGCCTCGGACACGCGCCAGCGCCAGGAGTGGACGGCTG CCATTCAGATGGCGATCCGGCTGCGGGCCGAGGGGAAGACGTCGCTGCACAAGGACCTGAAGCAGAAGCGGCGCGAGCAGCGCGAGCAGCGGGAGCGGCGCCGGGCGGCcaaggaggaggagctgctgcgcctgcagcagctgcaggaggAGAAGGAGCGGAAGCTGCAGGAGCTGGAGCTGCTGCAGGAGGCGCAGCGGCAGGCCGAGCGGCtgctgcaggaggaggaggagcggcgCCGCAGCCAGCACCGGGAGCTGCAGCAGGCGCTGGAGGGCCAGCTGCGCGCGGCCGAgcag GCGCGGGCCTCCATGCAGGCGGAGATGGAGCTGAAGAGGGAGGAGGCCGCCCGACAGCAGCAGCGCATCAGGGAGCTGGAGGAGATGCAGCAGCGGTTGCAGGAGGCCCTGCACCTGGAGGTGAAAGCGCGGCGGGATGAGGAGGCCGTGCGCCTCGCCCAGACCAG actgctggaggaggaggaggagaagctgaaGCAGCTGATGCggctgaaggaggagcaggagcgCTACATCGAGCGCGCGCAGCAGGAGAAGGAAGAGCTGCAGCAGGAGATGGCGCAGCAGAGCCGCTCCCTGCAGCAGGCCCAGCAGCAGCTGGAGGAGGTGCGGCACAACCGGCAGAGGGCCGACGAGGACGTGGAG GCTGCCCAGCGGAAGTTGCGCCAGGCCAGCACCAATGTGAAACACTGGAACGTCCAGATGAACCGACTCATGCATCCGATTGAGCCTGGGG ATAAGCGTCCCACCACCAGCAGCTCCTTCACAGGCTTCCAGCCCCCTCTGCTTGCCCGCCGTGACTCCTCCCTAAAGCGCCTGACCCGCTGGGGGTCCCAGGGCAGCAGGACCTCCTCGCCCACCGGCAGTGAGCAGCAGAAGTCCCTCAATGGAGGGGATGAGGCTCCAGTCCTGGCTTCCACCCCTCAGGAAGATAAACTGGATCCAGCACCAGAAAATTAG
- the DEF6 gene encoding differentially expressed in FDCP 6 homolog isoform X2: MALRKELLKSIWYAFTALDVEKSGKVSKSQLKVLSHNLYTVLHIPHDPVALEEHFRDDDDGPVSSQGYMPYLNKYILDKVEEGAFVKEHFDELCWTLTAKKNYRADSNGNSMLSNQDAFRLWCLFNFLSEDKYPLIMVPDEVEYLLKKVLSSMSLEGYLWKRGHLRRNWAERWFQLQPSCLCYFGSEECKEKRGTIPLDAHCCVEVLPDRDGKRCMFCVKTATRTYEMSASDTRQRQEWTAAIQMAIRLRAEGKTSLHKDLKQKRREQREQRERRRAAKEEELLRLQQLQEEKERKLQELELLQEAQRQAERLLQEEEERRRSQHRELQQALEGQLRAAEQARASMQAEMELKREEAARQQQRIRELEEMQQRLQEALHLEVKARRDEEAVRLAQTRLLEEEEEKLKQLMRLKEEQERYIERAQQEKEELQQEMAQQSRSLQQAQQQLEEVRHNRQRADEDVEAAQRKLRQASTNVKHWNVQMNRLMHPIEPGDKRPTTSSSFTGFQPPLLARRDSSLKRLTRWGSQGSRTSSPTGSEQQKSLNGGDEAPVLASTPQEDKLDPAPEN; this comes from the exons GTGCTATCGCACAACCTGTACACAGTCCTGCACATCCCCCATGACCCTGTGGCCCTGGAGGAGCACTTCCGAGATGATGACGACGGCCCCGTGTCCAGCCAGGGCTACATGCCCTACCTCAACAAGTACATCCTGGACAAG gtggaggagggggctTTTGTTAAAGAGCACTTTGATGAGCTGTGCTGGACCCTGACGGCCAAGAAGAACTATCGGGCAGATAGCAACGGGAACAGCATGCTCTCCAATCAGGATGCCTTCCGCCTCTGGTGCCTCTTCAACTTCCTGTCTGAGGACAAGTACCCTCTGATCATGGTTCCTGATGAG GTGGAATACCTGCTGAAGAAGGTGCTCAGCAGCATGAGCTTGGAG GGCTACCTGTGGAAGCGAGGGCACCTGCGCCGGAACTGGGCGGAACGCTGGTTCCAGCTGCAGCCCAGCTGCCTCTGCTACTTTGGGAGCGAAGAGTGCAAGGAGAAAAGAGGCACTATCCCGCTGGACGCACACTGCTGTGTAGAG gtgctgccggACCGCGACGGAAAGCGCTGCATGTTCTGCGTGAAGACGGCCACCCGCACGTATGAGATGAGCGCCTCGGACACGCGCCAGCGCCAGGAGTGGACGGCTG CCATTCAGATGGCGATCCGGCTGCGGGCCGAGGGGAAGACGTCGCTGCACAAGGACCTGAAGCAGAAGCGGCGCGAGCAGCGCGAGCAGCGGGAGCGGCGCCGGGCGGCcaaggaggaggagctgctgcgcctgcagcagctgcaggaggAGAAGGAGCGGAAGCTGCAGGAGCTGGAGCTGCTGCAGGAGGCGCAGCGGCAGGCCGAGCGGCtgctgcaggaggaggaggagcggcgCCGCAGCCAGCACCGGGAGCTGCAGCAGGCGCTGGAGGGCCAGCTGCGCGCGGCCGAgcag GCGCGGGCCTCCATGCAGGCGGAGATGGAGCTGAAGAGGGAGGAGGCCGCCCGACAGCAGCAGCGCATCAGGGAGCTGGAGGAGATGCAGCAGCGGTTGCAGGAGGCCCTGCACCTGGAGGTGAAAGCGCGGCGGGATGAGGAGGCCGTGCGCCTCGCCCAGACCAG actgctggaggaggaggaggagaagctgaaGCAGCTGATGCggctgaaggaggagcaggagcgCTACATCGAGCGCGCGCAGCAGGAGAAGGAAGAGCTGCAGCAGGAGATGGCGCAGCAGAGCCGCTCCCTGCAGCAGGCCCAGCAGCAGCTGGAGGAGGTGCGGCACAACCGGCAGAGGGCCGACGAGGACGTGGAG GCTGCCCAGCGGAAGTTGCGCCAGGCCAGCACCAATGTGAAACACTGGAACGTCCAGATGAACCGACTCATGCATCCGATTGAGCCTGGGG ATAAGCGTCCCACCACCAGCAGCTCCTTCACAGGCTTCCAGCCCCCTCTGCTTGCCCGCCGTGACTCCTCCCTAAAGCGCCTGACCCGCTGGGGGTCCCAGGGCAGCAGGACCTCCTCGCCCACCGGCAGTGAGCAGCAGAAGTCCCTCAATGGAGGGGATGAGGCTCCAGTCCTGGCTTCCACCCCTCAGGAAGATAAACTGGATCCAGCACCAGAAAATTAG